In the Cylindrospermopsis raciborskii Cr2010 genome, CCCTGTAAAAAATTTGAAGGTTTGCGAGACACCACATTATGGGCCACCCAACTCCAACCTGGTCAAAGGAGCGCATTGTGGCGAAGCAATTCCCGGATTCTACAATTATATGATGATCAAGTCATTTACTTTTGTTATTTGCATGTAGGCACAGAAATCGCCAGAATTGAGTTTCCAGCATGGGTAGTCAATGACCCTGGGATGATAGATCAAGCTCTGGGACTCGTATTGGCACAAATACAAAAGGGGTATGGCTATCCAGTAGCGATCGCGGAAGCACATAATCAAGCAGTAGTTAGAAGTGGGGATAGAAATCACTTCTTCGCCCTTTTAGAAAGGGAGATGATTAAAGCGGGAATTAAAAATGTTAGTATTTCCTATAAAGAAGCCAGGAAGAGGGGGAGTATTGCTTAACATTGTCCCCATTTCCACCTTGTTCCCTATCTAAACATTAAATCGGAATAACATCACATCTCCCTCTTGCACAATGTATTCCTTACCCTCACTTCTGACCAGACCCTTTTCCTTAGCAGCATTTATAGATCCATGGGTAACCAGATCATCATAAGCAACGGTTTCTGCGCGAATAAATCCCCGCTCAAAATCAGAGTGAATGACACCCGCTGCTTGAGGTGCGGACATTCCTGCATGAATAGTCCAAGCGCGGGTCTCCTTGGGTCCAGAGGTGAAATATGTCCGTAGACCTAAAAGAGCATAGGTAGCACGAATCAAAGATTTGAGACCACCCTCTTGCACACCTAAAGATGCTAAAAAGTCAAACTTATCTGCATCAGGTAATTCCACTAACTCAGCTTCCACCTGAGCGGAGACTATTACCACTTGAGCATTTTCCTGTGCTGCAACTGCTCGTACCTTCTCCACAAAGTCATTACCTGTAGCTAAGTCATCCTCAGCTACATTAGCAGCATAGATAATCGGTTTACTAGTCAGCAGTCCTAGGTTTTTAATCACCCCAGCTTCTTCTGGAGTTAAACTGACTTGACGAACCAATTTACCTTCGTTGAGAGCTGCTACTAATTTGTCTAAAACCGTAATTTCAAATTGTGCATCTTTACTAGTCCGTGCCAGCTTGCGTGATCTTTCTATGCGTCTTTCAATTTGAGCTAGATCTGACAAACCTAGTTCCAAATTAATAATGTCAATATCCCGTACTGGATCCACCGAACCACTAACGTGAATAATATCATCATTTTCAAAACAACGGACCACATGCACTATAGCATCCACTTCCCGGATGTGAGACAAAAATTGATTTCCCAACCCTTCACCCTGACTAGCACCCTTCACCAAACCAGCAATATCCACAAATTCAACCCGTGCAGGTATAATTTGTTCAGAGCTGGCCAGTTTGGCCAGGACGTTTAACCGATCATCCGGTACTGCAACAACGCCTACATTCGGTTCTATGGTGCAAAATGGAAAGTTAGCAGCTTCCGCTTTAGCGTTAGCGACTACAGCGTTAAATAGAGTTGATTTTCCGACGTTGGGAAGTCCAACTATTCCAGCTTTTAGCATTGTAAATTTGTAGATAATTAATGTAAAAATTCCCACAACTGGAAGCTGGAGGATTTTTGCTTCCCGGGAACTTTTATGAGTTCCTTTTGTAACTATATCCCCAGCAAGCATTTTTGGGCTTGATATTCCTGTGATCTAGTTTATGCTTTATTTAACCCTCTAAATATTTTGCTTTTAATTTTAATTTCAACTACTATGATTATGCCATCACCCATTAACCTTGGAACTATTCTCCAAAATCGCTACCATATTATTCGTCTTTTGGGACAGGGGGGATTTGGTAGAACCTATCTAGCAGAAGACCAAGGACGTTTTAACGAACTTTGCGCTATCAAGGAATTGGTTATTTTAGAACCAGATTCATACGAGGGTAAAAAAGCTCAAGAATTGTTTGATCGGGAAGCATCCATACTATATCAAATTGATCACCCCCAAATTCCTAAGTTTCGAGAAAAATTTGCCCAAGACCAACGGTTGTTCCTAGTACAGGATTTCGTGGGAGGGAAAACCTACCATACTATCTTAAATGAACGTCGTACTCAAGGTCAAAGTTTTACTCAAGCAGAAGTGCTATATTTATTACAATCCTTATTACCGATTTTAGAGTATATTCACAAAGCTAAGATCATTCACCGGGATATTTCCCCCGATAATTTAATCTTGCGCAGCACAGACCAAAAACCTGTGTTAATTGATTTTGGTGTTGTTAAAGAAGTAGCAACTAGATTGTCAAATTCTTCAACTCATCAGGCTACTACAGTAGGTAAACTAGGATATTCCCCCATAGAACAAGTCCAAACCGGAAAGGCTTATCCTAATAGTGATTTGTATGCACTGGCTGTTACAGCTATAGTTCTCCTCACCGGAAAAGAACCAGCAGATCTATTTGATGAAACTACTTTTGTTTGGAAATGGCAGCACTGGGTACAAGTTAGTCCCAAGTTCGCTCAGGTGTTAAATCGCATGTTAAGTCGTATGCCAGGCGATCGCTATCAAACTGCTAAGGAAGTTCTTCTTGATTTAACTAATTTAGAAGTCTCAAGTCCGTTAAACCCTGGGGATCCTAATCTATCCTATTTACCTACTCTTGCTATTAGTCATCCATCTCCCACCCCAACTAACTCACCTGAACCAGTAATATCACCTCATACTAATAGTTCTATTTTAGACAATACTTTGGCCATGGTCGCCATTGGTGGTTTTGTAGTTATTTTGGCGGGATTTAGTTCTTGGTCCCTAGTTAATTACCTTCGTGGTCAAAGGTTATCTCCCCCCACCACACCCCAGAATTTTGATTCTCCTGTAATTCCCAGATCTACCCCCAATTCCACATTTACACCCACACCTAGCAAAACGGAACCACGGAATTTAGCATGGGATTCATCTAATAATGCTAATGAAGAAGGAATAATCAAATTTGGGGAAGTAATTGAATACAGTTTTAGAGGTAGTCCAGGACAAAAGCTCACCATAGCAGTTAATGAGGAAAGTGGCGTTTTATTAACTATTCTTACTGCTGACGGTCAACCCCTCAGCACCGATGCTCAACAAGTGACCAGCTATGAAAGAGTCTTGACAAGTAGGGGTAGGTTAACCATCCAACTTACTTTGTCTACAACAGTTTCTGAAAGTAACTATAGTCTATCTGTCGCTTTAGAAAATCCCATTAAACGAGCTCCTATTCCCCCTAGAAATACCATTCCTCCCAGAACTACCATTCCCACCCCCCTGGAAACTATTATTCCTACCCCTACCCCTATTCCTACGGAAACTCCCGTTCCTACCCTAACCCCCGCTCCCTTAGAAGATCCTATTCCCACCCCCACAACCACACCTATTCCTACACCCATTCCCACACCTATTCCCACAGAAGAACCAACAATTGTGCCAACTATTAGTGAGGATGGGGTTTAATTCTGCGGTATTAAGAAGTTCTCCACGCATCTCACAAAGATTTCTACCCCCATTGCTAAAGCTATTTCATCAAAGTCAAAGCGGGGATGGTGATGGGGGTAGTTTAACTGTTTTTCAGGATTAGCAGAACCTAAAAAGAAATAACAACCTGGAACTTCTTGCAAGAAAAATGACATATCCTCACTACCCATAATTTGACATTCAGGGATAATATTCCCAGGTGTTTCTACCACTTGTTCTGCTACTTTTCTCACCAATTGTGCCATCCCCCCATCATTGATTACAGGGGGATAAAGATGTGTATATTCTAACTCGTAATTAGCTCCATGACTTTCACAAATCCCCCGGATAATTTCCGTGATTCTCTGCTTGAAAAATTCTGCCAATTGACCATTAAAATACCTCACTGACCCGCTCATTCTCGCAGTATCAGCAATTACGTTCATCCTTGTACCAGCATGAAGTTCACCAATGGTCACCACTGCTGAATCCAGGGGGTTGACATTCCGAGCTACAATAGTTTGTAAAGCACTCACAATCTGAGCTACAACCACAACCGAATCAATGGTCTGATGAGGTAAAGCTCCATGTCCACCCCTACCTAAAATTGTACAGTTAAAAAAGTCCACCGCCGCCATAAAAGGACCTGGACGCACTCCCACAGTGCCCACCAACAGATCATTCCATAAGTGGAGACCAATAATAGCATCCACATCGGGATTTTTTAATACTCCCGCATCAATCATTGGTTTAGCTCCACCAGGTCCTTCTTCTGCTGGTTGAAAGATGATTTTTACCTGACCACTAAAGTCTTGACGGTGTTTTTGTAGGTAATATGCTGTTCCCAATGCGATCGCAGTATGTCCATCATGTCCACAGGCGTGCATTATTCCATCCCGTTGGGAACAGTAGGATACCTTATTTTCTTCTTGAACTGGCAATGCGTCCATATCAGCACGAATGGCTAAAACCTTACCAGTGGCGGATTTTGCTCCTGTGATTGTAGCCACAATACCAGTTTGGGCAATACCGGTTTGATGCTCTATTCCCCAGGATTGTAACTGATGAGAAATAAACTGAGCGGTTAGTTTTTCTTGAAACCCTAATTCTGGTTTTTGATGTATTTTACGTCTCCATTCTATCAGTTGTGGTAACAGTGCACGGATTTGTAAGCGTACCTTAGGTAGATTTTGAGTACCAGAATTAGGGAGAGTAGAAATCATGGTTATAGTCAAAATTATGAGTACGGGAAAATATTAGCACAAATTTTAGTATAGGTCAATGATACCTGGGGAATCTCTACCATTTCCAATTATAAATTACGAGTATATTTATGTTTTACCCCCGTGGGAAAATATTCCCTATCACCTGTAGCTTTTAATTCTACTTGTGGTCTTTGATATTCCCTAGGAACATAATTTGCAAACTCACTATTTAAACGTAACAATTGAGCAAGAATAGAAGTCAAGAACCGGGGCCAAAATGTGGGTTTTCCCGTTGAGCCAGAGGAGGCCGCTATCATATCACAACCTCCTAACATGCCATCCTCACATAGTTCTGGCAAACTGTAAACAGAAATATAATTTTCTTTACAAATCACCGGTAATTTTTGGAAGTCCGCCAAAGTTTGAATTGTTTCCCCGTTGATCTTATGTGTCGCTAAAAACGATTGATAAGCTGGTACGGTGCTGGCTACGGTCTTAAATAGGTTAGTTGCTATTTCTTGATGTGTAGTCTTTTCATGCTGTCTCAGTGTTTATTCTAGGGGAGTAGAAACGAATTTTTCTAGTTGTTCAATAGCTTTTTTCGTTTTTAGGTTCATAATCATCTAGGAGAGTAAATATTGAACGGTTTAATGCGATCGCGGATTTCCATGATTGAAATTTCCTTAATTACTCATTTCCAACATCCTTTGTATGGGTTTTAATGCTTGAACACGAATCTTCTCTGACATGGTAATTTCTGGAGTCCGGTTGTTCATGGCTAAATATAGCTTCTCTAAGGTGTTTAATCTCATAAATGGGCACTCATTGCAATTACAGTTATTCTCAGCAGGAGCAGGGATAAAGTGTTTGCCCGGTGCTAATTTTTGCATCTGATGGATAATTCCTGGCTCCGTAGCAACTATAAACTCCACAGCAGGGCTTTTTTGACAATAATTGAGGAGCGCAGCAGTAGAGCCAATATAATCAGCATGACGCAAAACACTGCTCTCACATTCTGGATGGGCGATCGCCTGGGCGTGAGGATGTGCAATTTTTAACTCAACTATTTTCTTTTCAGAGAAGGTTTCATGTACAATACAGCTACCCTGCCATAAAAGCATATCCCTTCCTGTTTGTTGGCTTACGTATTTTCCCAGATTGCGATCAGGAGCAAAAATTATCCCTTGGTCTTTAGGTATTTGCTGAACAATTTTGACCGCGTTGGAACTGGTACAGATAATATCGCTCATAGCTTTTATTTCAGCGGAGCAGTTAATATAGGAGATAACTATATGATCTGGATGAGCGGCTTTAAATGCTGCAAACTTTTCCGGAGGACAACTGTCAGCGAGGGAACAACCAGCGTTTAAGTCTGGTAACAACACTAATTTATCAGGATTAAGGATTTTTGCCGTTTCCGCCATAAAATGAACACCAGCAAATACAATCACATCCGCGCTGGTTTTTGCTGCTGCTTTTGCTAGTTGCAGAGAATCTCCAATAAAATCTGCTATATCCTGTATATCTGGTTCTTGATAATAGTGAGCTAGTATTACTGCATTTAATTCGGTTTTTAAATTATTAATGGCAGTAAATAAGTCCAGGGGTGGTTTGCTCTGGGTTCGAGTTAGTGTGGTTGTAAACACAATTAGGAACTACTTTTGATTACAAATTATTAACTTAGTTAATTATAGTAGTTTTTACCAAAAATGGTGAATGGTCAGGGAAATTTTCAGTTAAAATATGAAGGATTAACCTACTAAAAACTCTCTTCCATTTTTCGTGCCAGTTCCACATCTAAATTACTAATAACATCACCTAGATCATGGGTAGCGAGATTAACCACTACTCTGTTATAAACATTAAACCATTCTGGATGATGTCCTAGAGTATCAGCATAAACACCCACCTTGACCATCCAACCCAAAGCAGTAGCAAAGTCTTTAAACTTATATTCTTTGGATAACTTACCCCCTTGAACTTGCCATCCGGGTAAACTTTTGAGAGCTTGGGCTATTTCGATTTCGTTAAGTTTTTGTGCTGTCATGGTGTGAATTTACTATAAATTTACTACAAATCAAGGCCTATACCTAAAACTATAGCGGTTAGTTCCCATTTTTTCCTCTAATCTGTTTCCTGAATTTGTAGTCTAATGGTATGCTCAGTAGCGCCATTAAGTTTGATTTCCATCATTTCACCACCTAGGGGTTCAATACAACCAAGTAGAGAACGTAAATTAGGTGTACTTGCCCCCGTATCAACATATAATCTATCAGCCAAATTACTAATCCGTTTCCAGACCAAATACAACTTAGCTATATTTTGCTCCATCTGAGACGCTTGATTCACCAGGTCAGCAGCAACACTTAAACACCCAACTCTTTGCGCTTCTTCCAAAGCAATTTCGATATCCACATTCTCCTCTGCTAACGCTTGAACTTGAGCTGCTGATTTGAGATATCTAGCTAACTGTCTAGCCTCTGTTGTTGCCTGCTTTAAAGTGTCCACATCAGGACTCACCTCTATTTCTCTTTGTAAGACCTTCTGATGTGATTCTGGTAGTTTCTCCATTTCCTTAACTAGGGGAGCTATATACCTAGCAGGAAGGCTATTATCCGCAGCTTTCTCCCTCACTGGTGTAGGTAATAATTCCGAGGACATGGCAGTCCATTCATCAGTCAATTGACGAACTTCTCGACGAGTAATGCGATCGCCCTTTTGAGCTGCTTCACTGACCATTTGCTGTACTTCTGGGGTTGCTTTAGCAGTTTCCACAAAAGCCCGTTTACTAAAATTATTGACTTTACCCGGGTCGAGCTTGCCATCTTGTATTAAAGTATCAGCACTATTAGCCAGTTGAATCCAGTGATATGCTTGACTTTTGCTAATTTCCCTTTCTTTTAACCATTGGAGAAACCCAGTTCCCCTGCTGTCTCCACCTTTTTTTTCCCGGTCACGGATGGCACGTAAAATCCGACCCCGCCAGATTTCTGTCTGGAGGTCAAAACGGTCACATACCTGCCAAACTACCTCTAACCTCTCTAAAAAGTCAGTTTCGTCAATTTCTTCATCTTCTGGATCTGGTATTTCAAAGTCTAAATCTACAGGTTGTTGCAGTACAGCTGCAAGGTTATTCATAGGGTCAGTATCTTGCACGATCAATAAATATGGATAAAAATTTACGTATATCTGGAGATTATAGCTGACTATGTTGTCAAAATTCTCGAGACTGGGAAAATAAAAAGTATCAAAATTCGACTAAACAAAAATGAACCAGATTAACTATTTACGTATTAGTTTAATAGACCGCTGTAATTTTCGTTGTGTCTACTGTATGCCAGATGATACGGAACTAAACTACATTCTCAAAAAACAACTGTTAACCAATGATGAACTATTAACCCTAATTAAAGATGTATTTATTCCTGTGGGATTCAACCGGTTTCGTTTAACCGGCGGTGAACCCTTACTCCGTCCCGGGGTAGTGGACTTGGTAAATAAAATTGCCCATTTCCCCCAAACCCAAGATTTATCCATGACCACCAATGGTTTTTTATTAGCGCCCCTAGCACAGGATCTCTATAATGCAGGACTAACCAGAATTAACATTAGTCTAGACTCCCTTAACCCCCATACCTTTAATTTAATTATTGGCCATCATAGTTCTCACGGTTGGGAACAAGTTTGGTGTGGGATTCAATCCGCTGACAAGGTCGGATTTAACCCCTTAAAGTTAAATGTAGTGGTCATTCCAGGTGTCAACGACCATGAAATTCTCAACCTAGCTGCTCTAACCCTAGACAAAAACTGGCATGTTAGATTCATTGAGTTTATGCCCATTGGTAACAACACTCTATTTAGCGATCGCGGTTGGGTATCCTCCGCACAATTACGAGATCAGATTCGTCAGCGTTGGGGTTTGACAGAATCACAGGTTTGTGGTAATGGACCTGCAGATGTATTTCAAATTCCCGGAGCCAAGGGAACCCTAGGTTTTATCAGTCAGATGTCTGAATGTTTTTGCGATCGCTGTAACCGGGTGCGTCTTTCCGCTGATGGTTGGTTGCGTCCTTGTTTATTGAATGAATCTGGACAAATAGACCTAAAAACAGCCCTGCGATCAAGTCAGACCATGGAGCAATTACAGCAACAAGTAAGGGAGTTATTAAACCTGAAATCAGAAATTAACTTTAAAGAGAGGAACCCAGGTACACTTGGCACTTACAGTCGTACCATGTCCCAAATCGGTGGATAAAGCAAGCACCAAAACTACTTATCTGAAGTAGTTTTGGATAGCCTCAAAAGCCAAATTATGCCTGACGTGAATAGTATTCCACAACCAGCAGTTCATTCACCTGCAGTGCCACCCATTCCCGCTCAATCACACCATTGACCTTGCCAGCCAACTTGTTCTTATCGAATTCCAGATGATTAGGAAGATTAGCCAATCCAGGATACTGCAAATTATTTTCTACTAATTTTCTGGATGCTTCCTTATCTTTAACCCCAATTTCCTCTCCTGGACGACATTGATAACTGGCAATGTTGACCACCCTTCCATTTATCGTCACATGACCGTGACTGACTAATTGTCTTGCTGCTGAGATAGTGGGGGCCATTCCCAATCGAAAAACTGTGTTATCCAAGCGCATCTCCAATAACTGAAGTAACACTTGTCCAGTAGATCCAGTGACTCGTCTGGCTTTGCGAACATAGCGTAACATTTGCTTTTCCGTCAAACCGTAATTCAATCGGAGTTTTTGCTTTTCTTCCAGACGGATAGCATACTCAGATCTTTTCTTACGGTTTTGACCGTGTTGCCCGGGTGCGTAAGCACGTCTGGCACTTTTGCGAGTTAATCCTGGTAATTCCCCCAGACGGCGCACAATTCTGAGGCGCGGACCTCTATATCGAGACATGAGTTTCCTTATCTAATCCTGTTTAAACTTTACCTAAACAATCCATTATCACATAAATTCTAGCAATTAGCCAAGAACTAGAGAAAATTGAGTCACATGATGACTTATTTTTCTGAATATTATAGCCTACAAAACCAAATATCTCCGACCTTCTGGGTCGGAGACTTTCACAACCATAGCTATTGAGAATCTAATCATCCTGTTGACCAAAAGCCATTTGTAAAACTACGGGTTTACCACCCTCCTGATGGTATCTATCTGCCCACACCCGGATAATTTCGTCCAACTCGTCCATGGCAGCTTGAATTTTTTCTGGGGCTATGTCTAACTCTTCTACAGCACGCATAGCATGACTTTTTCTTTCTGCCCAGTCCTTCATCATGCGGAAATAGCGCGCAGTATCTTCAATCATCGTATAAGTACGCTCCTGGTCATCTGCTGGAGCATAAAAGTGACGAGTCAGAACATAAAATGGCATTCCCCAGGGAGAGTCAATCCGGGTAACCGTACCCGAGTAGATTAGTCGGCGCTTGATGTGTTCTGCCAGTGCTTCGCTCAAAGGCATTTGATGCTGCTGTGGCAACTCTTCTTGAGAGCGTTTGTGGAGGAATTCAATTAGCTCTAAAAATTCAAAGGAAGTTACCAACTGAGCATCAGGCAGATTTGCGGGTAATTTGCGCTCAATCTGTTTTTTCTCTTCAGTTGTGAGACTTGAACCGGGAATGCGGGATTTTCCGGGTTGCCAGGAGTATTTTTCCATCCACACATGGGGTAATTGAATCAAATAACGAGGTTCTTGAGAACCTAGCATTTTCAGCAACTTACCTTCTGTCAGGGCCTCCCTGATCTCTTCCACAATGATTTTGACTCGTTTAGGCTCCAAATGGTGCAGGTGACCAGTCATGCGCAGGTTTTGCCCCTGCTCTAAATAGGTCATGTAAATTGCACACTTTGCCGCCGTTGCTGCTGCATCCAAAAACGCTCCATGCCTATGTCCACTCGTGCGCATGGCACTGAAAGCCAGATAAAGCATGATCTGATCCATTGCACTTGGACCAAGACGTTTGATCAGATCTATGTCGTTATTCATATTCACAGACAAATGAGTGACACGTTTACAAAACAGTTGGTAATTGAATTCAAGTTAGCTATTGTACAACAAAATTAAATTTTTGTCTTCAACCAGATGAAAGATCTGCCAAACTTCCATGATCTTAACAAAATTTTGGACAAAATTTTATAAACAACTTTGTTGTTTCTAGTTTTTGGGTTCTACTTTTGGGAATAGGGGCCTTAAAATAACTTTGAAACCTCGTTCAGCCAATAGTTTCACGTGTTTACAAGATTAAATCTTAGGGCTCGGTCGATTGTGCATTTTCTCCCAGCTAATAACCGCTGCTCCACCCGTGACCAATATAACTCCTATCATCTGGGGTAAATCCAAATTTTCTCGAATCATTAGTCCGGCCAAGACCACAGTAAAAATGGGAATAAAAGCTCTAAATAGAGTATAAAAATGTGATCCCAGCTTGTTAGTGCCTAAACTTTTTAACAACCAGGCACCAAGGGTGAGAACAGCCAACATAAAAGCGCTGAGGACTAATTCCAAGAAGCCAGATGATTTCAGTACGATATTCCAGTCAGCTGGTAATGGTACTAATAGGCAAAGAAAGCTTAGTAGTAACATAGTAGCAAAGTTAAGAAAAGCAAAAGAGACAGGATGTATTGCAGATGCAGACAACCTAGAAATAATTACGTAGCTGCCAAAGGCTATTCCGGAAAGAATTGCAAAAATACTTGCCAGGGTATTGGTAGTGGTGGGACTGCTAAGGATGAATAATTGACCGCCTAGGATACCAAAAATAGCACCAATCTTGACCGGACTAGGACGTTCACTCAAGAGGAACCAAGCCAATATTCCGGTCACTAGGGGATAGACAAAAAATAAACTCATGGCTACCCCTACGGTTAGCTGACTAATAGCAACGTAAATAAACAACTCAGACAAGAATAGACATCCACCACTTAAAAATGATAAGATTAGTAATTGTTTTCCTGTACTATGTTTGCTATTGTTTCTGTTAGGTTTCCCAAACAGATTTTTAATTTCTTGCCAAATTGGTGGATGGAAAGTAGGAGCCAAAAGCAACATTAAGGGTAGAACTACCAGAAATCTCAGCATTAATAAAAGGAAAATATTACCCAAAGTTGGTAATAGTAGACCCCCTCTCTGGAACTCTCCTAAAAGTTGAGAACCATCCCAGAAAAATGCCCGGATGATTACATTATAAAGAGAAGAGACAATTGTGTATAAACCTAACCACAGAAACCCTATTTGTAATGATGAGATATGTCTATTATTTTTGGGCAATTTTCGCTCAAAAGTAGGTTCTTGATATGGTGTATTTATGGGAGTATGTGGCGTACTTATAATTGTATCTACAGAGAAATGGGTAGTTGTTTTGTTTGCTAAAGCATCAGGAATTAAATCGGTTACTTCCTCGACTGTAACTTCTTCAACTTGTTTGGGGGGTGATTCTATATTGCTGTCAAGTATTAACTCTGGGATTGAAGAGTAGGAGCTTTGGGGATCTGACACATCTTTCGATAATTCTTGAGGTGGTCCCAGCTGTAGTACGGTTGGCGATCCTCCCGTCACAAAGACCTGAGAATTTATTTGTTTAGCTTTGTCTAACTCAGTTTGTAACCGACTAACATAAGCTGTTAAAATTTGTTCTCCTTGTCGTTGTTGATCATAGATTTTTAAAAACTGTTGGGAAAGATGACCTTGATAATTCTTTAATTCCTCCTGTAGGGAACTAAAAGCGACTGTCAAATTATTATCTAAATTGTTAACTATCTCCGTAATATTCTCACTTATCTGACCAGCTATTTTGGCATTAACTTCTGCCCATTTCATGGCTACTTGGTCAGAAGATTCTGTCTCTACTAACTGTGCTTGACTAACCAAAATCTTTAGGGAAGACTGCAATTGAGAAGATATGTGCTTGGACAAAACTTCCGCTAGTTGGCGAATTAAAACTTGTTGTTCGGTAATTTGTCGTGTTTGTTGTAATTTTTCCTTTT is a window encoding:
- the hetR gene encoding heterocyst differentiation master regulator HetR, producing MNNDIDLIKRLGPSAMDQIMLYLAFSAMRTSGHRHGAFLDAAATAAKCAIYMTYLEQGQNLRMTGHLHHLEPKRVKIIVEEIREALTEGKLLKMLGSQEPRYLIQLPHVWMEKYSWQPGKSRIPGSSLTTEEKKQIERKLPANLPDAQLVTSFEFLELIEFLHKRSQEELPQQHQMPLSEALAEHIKRRLIYSGTVTRIDSPWGMPFYVLTRHFYAPADDQERTYTMIEDTARYFRMMKDWAERKSHAMRAVEELDIAPEKIQAAMDELDEIIRVWADRYHQEGGKPVVLQMAFGQQDD
- a CDS encoding 4a-hydroxytetrahydrobiopterin dehydratase, which gives rise to MTAQKLNEIEIAQALKSLPGWQVQGGKLSKEYKFKDFATALGWMVKVGVYADTLGHHPEWFNVYNRVVVNLATHDLGDVISNLDVELARKMEESF
- the rpsD gene encoding 30S ribosomal protein S4; protein product: MSRYRGPRLRIVRRLGELPGLTRKSARRAYAPGQHGQNRKKRSEYAIRLEEKQKLRLNYGLTEKQMLRYVRKARRVTGSTGQVLLQLLEMRLDNTVFRLGMAPTISAARQLVSHGHVTINGRVVNIASYQCRPGEEIGVKDKEASRKLVENNLQYPGLANLPNHLEFDKNKLAGKVNGVIEREWVALQVNELLVVEYYSRQA
- the moaA gene encoding GTP 3',8-cyclase MoaA; translation: MNQINYLRISLIDRCNFRCVYCMPDDTELNYILKKQLLTNDELLTLIKDVFIPVGFNRFRLTGGEPLLRPGVVDLVNKIAHFPQTQDLSMTTNGFLLAPLAQDLYNAGLTRINISLDSLNPHTFNLIIGHHSSHGWEQVWCGIQSADKVGFNPLKLNVVVIPGVNDHEILNLAALTLDKNWHVRFIEFMPIGNNTLFSDRGWVSSAQLRDQIRQRWGLTESQVCGNGPADVFQIPGAKGTLGFISQMSECFCDRCNRVRLSADGWLRPCLLNESGQIDLKTALRSSQTMEQLQQQVRELLNLKSEINFKERNPGTLGTYSRTMSQIGG
- the ychF gene encoding redox-regulated ATPase YchF, translating into MLKAGIVGLPNVGKSTLFNAVVANAKAEAANFPFCTIEPNVGVVAVPDDRLNVLAKLASSEQIIPARVEFVDIAGLVKGASQGEGLGNQFLSHIREVDAIVHVVRCFENDDIIHVSGSVDPVRDIDIINLELGLSDLAQIERRIERSRKLARTSKDAQFEITVLDKLVAALNEGKLVRQVSLTPEEAGVIKNLGLLTSKPIIYAANVAEDDLATGNDFVEKVRAVAAQENAQVVIVSAQVEAELVELPDADKFDFLASLGVQEGGLKSLIRATYALLGLRTYFTSGPKETRAWTIHAGMSAPQAAGVIHSDFERGFIRAETVAYDDLVTHGSINAAKEKGLVRSEGKEYIVQEGDVMLFRFNV
- a CDS encoding serine/threonine-protein kinase, yielding MPSPINLGTILQNRYHIIRLLGQGGFGRTYLAEDQGRFNELCAIKELVILEPDSYEGKKAQELFDREASILYQIDHPQIPKFREKFAQDQRLFLVQDFVGGKTYHTILNERRTQGQSFTQAEVLYLLQSLLPILEYIHKAKIIHRDISPDNLILRSTDQKPVLIDFGVVKEVATRLSNSSTHQATTVGKLGYSPIEQVQTGKAYPNSDLYALAVTAIVLLTGKEPADLFDETTFVWKWQHWVQVSPKFAQVLNRMLSRMPGDRYQTAKEVLLDLTNLEVSSPLNPGDPNLSYLPTLAISHPSPTPTNSPEPVISPHTNSSILDNTLAMVAIGGFVVILAGFSSWSLVNYLRGQRLSPPTTPQNFDSPVIPRSTPNSTFTPTPSKTEPRNLAWDSSNNANEEGIIKFGEVIEYSFRGSPGQKLTIAVNEESGVLLTILTADGQPLSTDAQQVTSYERVLTSRGRLTIQLTLSTTVSESNYSLSVALENPIKRAPIPPRNTIPPRTTIPTPLETIIPTPTPIPTETPVPTLTPAPLEDPIPTPTTTPIPTPIPTPIPTEEPTIVPTISEDGV
- a CDS encoding M20 family metallopeptidase, whose amino-acid sequence is MISTLPNSGTQNLPKVRLQIRALLPQLIEWRRKIHQKPELGFQEKLTAQFISHQLQSWGIEHQTGIAQTGIVATITGAKSATGKVLAIRADMDALPVQEENKVSYCSQRDGIMHACGHDGHTAIALGTAYYLQKHRQDFSGQVKIIFQPAEEGPGGAKPMIDAGVLKNPDVDAIIGLHLWNDLLVGTVGVRPGPFMAAVDFFNCTILGRGGHGALPHQTIDSVVVVAQIVSALQTIVARNVNPLDSAVVTIGELHAGTRMNVIADTARMSGSVRYFNGQLAEFFKQRITEIIRGICESHGANYELEYTHLYPPVINDGGMAQLVRKVAEQVVETPGNIIPECQIMGSEDMSFFLQEVPGCYFFLGSANPEKQLNYPHHHPRFDFDEIALAMGVEIFVRCVENFLIPQN
- the nadA gene encoding quinolinate synthase NadA: MFTTTLTRTQSKPPLDLFTAINNLKTELNAVILAHYYQEPDIQDIADFIGDSLQLAKAAAKTSADVIVFAGVHFMAETAKILNPDKLVLLPDLNAGCSLADSCPPEKFAAFKAAHPDHIVISYINCSAEIKAMSDIICTSSNAVKIVQQIPKDQGIIFAPDRNLGKYVSQQTGRDMLLWQGSCIVHETFSEKKIVELKIAHPHAQAIAHPECESSVLRHADYIGSTAALLNYCQKSPAVEFIVATEPGIIHQMQKLAPGKHFIPAPAENNCNCNECPFMRLNTLEKLYLAMNNRTPEITMSEKIRVQALKPIQRMLEMSN